A region from the uncultured Bacteroides sp. genome encodes:
- a CDS encoding TonB-dependent receptor plug domain-containing protein: MKTMMSLFLCMLFSVFPIKSENTVYPDTTISARLTQYYMVNPVEKLYAHQDRSFYHAGETMWMKIYQSMQSENKPISKVVYTDLINGDGQIIISTKWPLTQGIASGNIELPTNMPTGKYQIRCYTRWMQNFDANGFFTREVTIYGYPTPLPEKETSSSKVHLHLFPEGGNLINSLPSKVAFQVTNAYGKGLSANGSIIDETGKVVQHFKTHYMGKGYFYLIPEKGKKYIAVLNDSTIKVPLPKALDDGFVMNTKYFSKFLRLTVLHHNTSHDTNKTYSLIFHQDANLIASIPISLSQSRIIMDIPTSKLPVGIFTITLIDEKYHAYCERLVFINYPEKLKMAVSATSDNLNGHEKVTLKIHVQDTSNRKYPGNFSLAIVNKSVENLNERDNFYSYFFLTSELKGKIENPTAYLDQNDTLALQHLDLLLLTQGWRRYSWNEIAQERMPELTYPIEQGLRFSGKVQNISENKIKSITLQAIIRKDSITHSFLYPINKNKTFCISGIDFTGTSELLLSAYDTQKHQFPLSIDNDYSPPLSQYQSNYYQEREQTSPKYANELQIKWDLAKLPKEAKNIDKQIFHLGEVTISAPKKDELNDRRLHSKDFIYMAYDVDPNKTYGGDVKHLLNYVPGIQWVTIADAHFGKEEAQIIGLPKDCFPSFVVDGVLQRDKEAVYSLPTSLIERIEILKDANAAVYGGFNAMGGVIAIFTRKGKSENIPNKNRVCKWIGYSQTKEFYAPDSMPDEGYFVNTKNQNTIYWNPNLDTDSDGNATATFYTNNLKHEDYLIHCEGRTINGKIGVFTSPY, from the coding sequence ATGAAAACAATGATGAGCTTATTTCTTTGCATGCTATTTTCTGTTTTCCCTATAAAATCAGAAAACACAGTATATCCAGACACGACTATTTCTGCCAGATTAACTCAGTACTATATGGTCAATCCGGTAGAAAAGTTATATGCTCACCAAGATCGTTCTTTCTACCATGCAGGAGAAACCATGTGGATGAAAATCTATCAATCCATGCAGAGTGAAAATAAGCCAATCAGTAAAGTAGTTTATACGGATCTCATTAATGGAGATGGACAAATTATAATTAGCACTAAATGGCCTTTGACTCAAGGCATAGCTTCAGGTAATATAGAATTGCCTACAAATATGCCGACGGGAAAATACCAAATCCGATGCTACACGCGCTGGATGCAAAATTTCGATGCCAATGGTTTCTTCACACGCGAAGTCACAATTTACGGTTACCCTACGCCATTGCCTGAGAAGGAAACATCATCTTCAAAAGTTCATCTCCATCTTTTTCCTGAAGGTGGAAATCTGATAAACAGCTTACCTTCAAAAGTTGCATTCCAAGTAACGAATGCCTATGGAAAGGGTTTATCAGCGAATGGAAGTATCATTGATGAAACAGGAAAAGTAGTTCAACACTTCAAAACTCATTATATGGGGAAAGGCTATTTCTATTTAATTCCGGAAAAAGGGAAAAAATACATTGCCGTACTAAATGATTCTACAATAAAAGTTCCTCTACCCAAAGCCTTAGACGATGGTTTTGTAATGAACACTAAATATTTCAGTAAATTCTTACGCCTTACGGTTCTCCACCATAATACGTCACACGACACAAACAAAACATATTCTCTTATCTTCCACCAAGATGCTAATTTAATTGCTTCAATCCCTATATCGCTCTCTCAATCAAGAATAATAATGGACATTCCTACTTCTAAACTTCCTGTAGGCATCTTCACAATAACCTTAATAGATGAAAAGTATCATGCATATTGCGAACGCCTGGTATTTATCAACTATCCGGAAAAATTAAAAATGGCTGTAAGTGCCACATCTGATAATCTCAATGGGCATGAAAAGGTTACTTTAAAGATACATGTACAAGATACTTCAAATCGCAAATATCCCGGCAATTTTTCTCTTGCAATAGTTAATAAATCGGTAGAAAATTTAAATGAACGAGATAATTTCTACAGCTATTTCTTCTTGACTAGTGAATTGAAAGGGAAAATAGAAAACCCTACAGCCTATTTAGATCAGAATGATACGCTTGCTCTACAACACTTGGATCTACTATTATTGACGCAAGGTTGGAGAAGGTACTCATGGAACGAAATAGCACAAGAAAGAATGCCGGAGCTCACTTATCCAATAGAACAAGGACTAAGATTTTCAGGGAAAGTACAGAATATCTCAGAAAATAAAATAAAAAGCATTACCCTACAAGCAATAATCAGAAAAGACTCCATAACCCATTCATTTTTATATCCCATCAATAAAAATAAAACATTCTGTATCTCAGGAATAGACTTCACTGGAACGAGTGAGCTCCTTTTATCTGCTTACGATACCCAAAAGCATCAATTTCCACTCTCTATTGACAATGATTATTCCCCCCCACTATCTCAATATCAATCGAATTATTATCAGGAAAGGGAACAAACTAGTCCAAAGTACGCAAATGAGCTTCAGATAAAATGGGATCTTGCCAAACTTCCTAAAGAAGCAAAAAATATAGATAAACAAATTTTTCATCTCGGTGAAGTAACTATCAGCGCTCCTAAAAAAGATGAACTAAACGATCGCCGCCTGCACAGCAAAGATTTTATTTACATGGCTTACGACGTTGACCCAAACAAAACCTATGGAGGCGATGTAAAACACTTGCTGAATTATGTGCCTGGTATTCAATGGGTAACTATTGCCGACGCACATTTTGGAAAAGAAGAAGCACAAATCATAGGACTACCTAAAGATTGCTTTCCCAGCTTTGTGGTAGATGGTGTGCTTCAGAGAGATAAAGAGGCTGTGTACTCTTTACCAACTTCATTAATTGAGCGAATAGAAATTCTTAAGGATGCCAATGCCGCAGTCTATGGAGGCTTTAATGCAATGGGAGGAGTTATAGCCATATTTACGAGAAAAGGGAAAAGCGAAAACATACCAAATAAAAATAGAGTGTGTAAATGGATAGGATATAGCCAAACCAAAGAATTTTATGCTCCCGATTCAATGCCGGATGAAGGCTATTTCGTCAATACAAAGAATCAAAATACCATATATTGGAATCCAAATTTAGATACGGATTCGGACGGAAATGCTACCGCTACGTTTTATACCAATAATTTAAAACATGAAGATTACTTAATTCATTGCGAAGGGCGAACTATAAATGGGAAAATAGGAGTATTTACCTCTCCTTATTAA
- a CDS encoding glycoside hydrolase family 43 protein, producing the protein MKTKALLLSAVLLLCIACHNKQTKEKDNNVVSGPTYTNPLLPAGAEPWAIFHDGKYYYTQGSENKIIIWETTDITDLAHATQKEVWIPKEAVNSFHLWGPEIHFIDNKWYIYFTADDGNMDNHQIYVIENKSSNPLKGEFVMRGRIQTDKDNNWAIHASTFENKGKRYMIWCGWQKRRIDAENQCIYIAQMKNPWTLSSERVSISQPEYEWERQWINPDGTKTAYPIHVNEAPQYFHSKNKDKILIYYSASGSWTPYYCVGLLIADATSNLMIPASWKKYPDPVFKQQPNNKVYGPGGLSFIPSPDGKEWYFLYHARKTPNDAPGAIDSRTPRLQKLEWDKNGIPILGTPSSEGIQLKKPSGIN; encoded by the coding sequence ATGAAAACGAAAGCCTTATTGCTCTCAGCTGTTTTACTTTTATGCATCGCTTGTCATAACAAGCAAACCAAAGAAAAAGACAATAATGTGGTCAGTGGACCAACCTACACCAACCCGCTACTACCAGCAGGAGCAGAGCCATGGGCCATTTTTCACGATGGAAAATACTATTATACTCAAGGATCGGAAAACAAGATCATTATTTGGGAAACGACTGATATTACTGATCTGGCACATGCCACCCAAAAAGAAGTGTGGATACCCAAAGAGGCAGTCAACTCATTTCACCTCTGGGGTCCGGAAATTCACTTCATTGATAATAAATGGTATATCTATTTCACGGCAGACGATGGGAATATGGATAATCACCAAATATATGTCATCGAAAATAAATCTTCCAATCCTCTCAAAGGAGAATTTGTGATGAGAGGACGCATCCAAACAGATAAAGATAATAATTGGGCTATTCATGCTAGTACTTTCGAAAATAAGGGAAAACGTTATATGATATGGTGTGGATGGCAAAAGAGAAGAATAGATGCCGAAAATCAATGCATTTATATCGCTCAAATGAAAAATCCATGGACACTTTCGTCTGAAAGAGTAAGTATTTCACAACCTGAATATGAATGGGAACGGCAATGGATAAATCCCGACGGTACTAAAACAGCCTATCCCATTCACGTAAATGAAGCTCCACAGTATTTCCATTCTAAAAACAAAGATAAAATACTTATCTATTATTCCGCCAGCGGCAGTTGGACGCCTTATTATTGTGTGGGACTACTAATAGCAGATGCTACTAGTAATCTGATGATTCCTGCATCATGGAAAAAATACCCTGACCCGGTATTTAAACAGCAGCCAAACAACAAAGTATATGGCCCGGGGGGATTATCTTTCATTCCTTCGCCGGATGGCAAAGAATGGTATTTTCTCTATCATGCCCGAAAAACGCCCAATGATGCCCCGGGAGCAATAGACTCACGCACTCCTCGTTTACAAAAGTTAGAGTGGGATAAGAACGGAATACCCATTTTAGGCACACCAAGCAGTGAAGGCATTCAACTCAAGAAACCCTCTGGCATTAATTAA
- a CDS encoding two-component regulator propeller domain-containing protein, with amino-acid sequence MKLTTLLILFVTLCLEPLSASSSFSFKKYQVEDGLSHNTVWCAMQDSYGFIWFGTSDGLNCFEGRSNKVYRNVLNDKFSLENNLTEALFEEDNHNIWVGTNRGIYIYHRKTDSFTYFKKQTSYGVFISSEVKKIIKSSDGLIWIATLGQGLFIYDPKKDLLTQNSSYTSFAWDICESASHRIYVSSLQEGLLCFDKKGKFIKTYRLLSDTHRLDSYKINCIYTVGRDILLGVDSNVLYKLNESTGEIEGYNAMPLNAGVIRCLLNYSKTKILVGTDNGLYLFDLIDKDFVRVDNPLDTRSLSDQTVNGMMQDAEGGIWVLTNLGGVNYMAKQTKRFDYYPPMSRAGSMGIGKIIGPFCEDRSGNIWIGTRHGLCFFNTSTQEIVEYPIDKGKQKKYDVRSLMLDNDCLWVGTYAEGLKAIDLRTGKVRGYKHSRDIPNTICSNDVLSVYKDSKGDIFVGTSWGLCRYNAKDDNFATITSVGSMISVIDILEDKYGYLWIATSSNGVFRYNTNNDHWKHFQHERENRRTITSNSVITLFEDQKGIMWFGTNGGGLCSFDSKTENFIDFDPQNKLLPNKVIYSIEQDRSGNFWISSNAGLIKINPVSKDHFRRFTVNDGLQGNQFNAQSSLKSSNGRFYFGGINGFNSFNPDRFTDNTYIPPVYITDIKFPYTVNKHTTQELLQMDKPLYMAREITLSYEHNSFSVSFVSLSYEDPSKNRYSYILRGVDKDWIMDTELNTASYTNLPPGKYEFEVRGSNDDHRWNEKGASLLIIITPPWWRTDLAYIFYALLLMSLIFYIGRRWNRYIRATYRRQMEDYQTIKEKEVYKSKISFFINLVHEIRTPLSLIRIPLERMMDENNENKNAKYLSVMDKNVNYLLGIINHLLDFQKMENGSLQLNLVQCDVNQVMKDICNQFTSPAELKGISLTFILPPEDLMAAIDKEKVRTVIVNLIGNALKYASSCIEVKLSTVDKGFEICISDDGPGIPDSAKKKVFEPFYQIPDEKTSSMGTGIGLAFSKSLVEEHHGTLRLEDNLGGGSSFILFLPFEKEVEVEDADEMREEDLSAERTPADKDVTEFCGKKFAILLVEDNTDLLNLTRDSLSTWFRVIKAQNGVQALDLLSKESIDVIISDIMMPEMNGLELTAKVKSDINYSHIPVILLTAKTTLESKVEGFEYGADIYIEKPFSIKQLRMQIENLLKLRLSFQRLMSNFSGNNVKIEEFALSQKDLEFVTRVQEAVEGQLSDENFSVDNLAEAMNMSRSNFYRKIKMLSGMAPNDYLKTLRLNKAAELLKKGARVVEVCEQVGFSSSSYFAKCFKAQFGVLPKDYKG; translated from the coding sequence ATGAAATTAACAACCTTACTAATACTATTTGTAACCCTTTGTCTGGAACCATTATCAGCATCTTCCTCCTTTTCTTTTAAAAAGTATCAGGTGGAAGATGGACTATCCCACAATACAGTTTGGTGCGCTATGCAAGATAGTTATGGATTCATATGGTTTGGTACGAGCGATGGCCTAAACTGCTTTGAAGGTCGTAGCAATAAAGTATATAGAAACGTCCTGAATGATAAATTTTCATTGGAGAATAACCTCACAGAAGCTCTTTTTGAGGAGGATAATCATAATATTTGGGTAGGTACCAACCGTGGAATTTATATTTATCATCGTAAAACAGACAGTTTTACTTACTTTAAAAAACAGACTAGTTATGGGGTCTTCATTAGTAGTGAAGTGAAGAAGATTATAAAAAGTAGTGATGGCTTAATCTGGATTGCCACATTAGGTCAGGGCTTATTTATTTATGATCCTAAAAAAGACTTATTAACACAAAACAGCTCCTATACTTCTTTTGCGTGGGACATCTGCGAAAGTGCTTCTCATCGCATATATGTCTCTTCTTTGCAAGAAGGTCTATTGTGCTTTGATAAAAAAGGAAAATTCATAAAGACATATAGGCTTTTATCTGACACGCATAGGCTTGATAGCTATAAGATAAACTGCATTTATACTGTAGGGCGAGATATTTTATTGGGGGTAGATAGTAATGTTTTGTATAAGCTAAATGAATCGACGGGGGAAATAGAAGGTTATAATGCTATGCCTTTGAATGCTGGAGTGATTAGGTGCTTACTTAATTATTCTAAGACTAAAATACTTGTTGGGACAGATAATGGGTTGTATCTTTTTGATTTGATAGATAAAGATTTTGTGCGCGTTGATAATCCATTGGATACAAGAAGTTTAAGTGACCAAACTGTGAATGGCATGATGCAGGATGCAGAAGGGGGCATTTGGGTATTGACGAATCTTGGCGGCGTGAATTATATGGCAAAACAAACAAAAAGATTTGATTATTATCCGCCGATGAGTCGAGCCGGGTCTATGGGGATTGGGAAAATTATCGGCCCTTTTTGTGAAGATCGCTCGGGGAATATATGGATTGGCACTCGCCACGGATTGTGTTTCTTTAATACTTCGACTCAGGAAATAGTAGAATATCCTATTGATAAAGGAAAGCAGAAAAAATATGATGTACGTTCTTTGATGCTTGATAATGATTGTCTATGGGTTGGCACTTATGCCGAAGGCTTAAAGGCTATTGATCTTAGAACGGGCAAAGTGAGAGGATATAAACATTCGCGTGATATACCTAATACGATTTGTAGCAATGATGTATTGTCTGTTTATAAAGATAGCAAGGGAGATATTTTTGTAGGCACAAGTTGGGGATTGTGTCGCTATAATGCGAAAGATGATAACTTTGCGACTATCACAAGCGTAGGGTCAATGATTTCTGTAATCGATATTCTTGAAGATAAATATGGCTATTTGTGGATAGCGACTTCCAGTAATGGCGTTTTTCGGTACAATACAAATAATGATCATTGGAAACATTTTCAGCATGAACGTGAGAATAGGCGTACTATAACAAGCAATTCTGTCATCACCTTGTTTGAGGATCAAAAGGGGATTATGTGGTTTGGCACTAATGGAGGGGGGCTTTGTTCGTTTGACTCTAAAACAGAAAATTTCATAGATTTTGATCCTCAGAATAAGTTGCTTCCTAATAAAGTAATATATTCTATCGAACAAGATAGATCGGGTAATTTCTGGATTTCAAGTAATGCCGGTCTGATCAAGATCAATCCTGTTAGTAAAGATCATTTTAGGAGATTTACGGTGAATGACGGACTACAAGGTAATCAGTTCAATGCTCAATCTTCATTGAAATCATCCAATGGCAGATTTTATTTTGGAGGAATCAACGGATTTAATTCATTTAACCCTGATCGCTTTACTGATAATACTTATATCCCTCCGGTATATATTACAGATATAAAATTTCCTTATACAGTAAATAAGCATACAACACAGGAATTACTTCAAATGGATAAACCGTTGTATATGGCCAGGGAAATAACCTTGTCCTACGAGCATAATAGTTTTTCCGTCAGTTTTGTATCTTTGAGTTATGAGGATCCGAGTAAGAATAGGTATTCGTACATTCTTCGAGGGGTTGATAAGGATTGGATAATGGACACGGAATTGAATACTGCATCATACACGAATTTACCCCCGGGTAAATATGAATTTGAAGTACGTGGTTCCAATGACGATCATAGATGGAATGAAAAAGGGGCTTCGCTTTTGATAATTATCACTCCTCCCTGGTGGCGGACTGATCTTGCATATATATTTTATGCTTTGTTATTGATGAGTCTGATCTTTTATATTGGTCGTAGATGGAATAGATATATAAGGGCAACTTACAGGCGACAGATGGAAGATTATCAGACGATCAAGGAGAAAGAGGTCTATAAATCTAAGATTAGCTTTTTTATTAACCTTGTGCATGAAATACGTACTCCTTTGAGTCTTATCCGGATTCCTTTGGAAAGAATGATGGATGAAAATAATGAGAATAAGAATGCGAAATATCTTTCTGTAATGGATAAGAATGTGAATTATTTGCTTGGTATCATTAACCATCTGCTTGATTTTCAAAAGATGGAAAATGGCAGTTTGCAATTAAACCTTGTACAATGTGATGTCAATCAGGTTATGAAAGATATTTGCAATCAGTTTACAAGCCCGGCAGAACTCAAAGGTATCTCTCTGACTTTTATCTTACCTCCAGAAGATTTGATGGCGGCAATAGATAAAGAAAAAGTGCGAACGGTTATTGTCAATCTGATAGGGAATGCTTTAAAATATGCAAGTAGTTGTATCGAAGTGAAATTAAGCACTGTTGATAAAGGATTTGAAATTTGCATTAGTGATGATGGACCCGGGATTCCGGATTCTGCCAAAAAGAAAGTCTTTGAGCCTTTCTATCAGATTCCTGATGAAAAAACCTCCTCAATGGGTACCGGCATTGGATTAGCTTTTTCGAAATCTTTGGTAGAGGAGCATCATGGTACTTTACGTCTGGAAGATAATTTGGGAGGTGGATCATCATTTATTCTTTTCCTTCCATTCGAAAAAGAAGTTGAAGTGGAGGACGCTGATGAAATGAGAGAAGAAGATTTATCTGCGGAAAGAACTCCTGCAGATAAAGACGTGACTGAATTCTGCGGTAAAAAATTCGCGATATTATTGGTTGAGGATAATACTGATTTATTAAATCTCACGCGAGATTCACTGAGTACTTGGTTCCGAGTGATTAAGGCTCAAAATGGGGTACAAGCTTTGGATCTTCTTTCTAAAGAGAGTATAGATGTCATTATTAGTGATATTATGATGCCTGAAATGAATGGGTTGGAACTCACGGCAAAAGTGAAATCAGACATTAATTATTCTCATATTCCTGTGATACTACTCACTGCCAAGACTACTTTGGAATCGAAGGTTGAGGGATTTGAATATGGTGCGGATATTTATATTGAGAAGCCTTTTTCTATTAAACAACTTCGTATGCAGATAGAAAATCTGTTGAAGTTAAGATTATCTTTTCAGAGATTAATGTCTAACTTTTCCGGTAATAATGTGAAAATAGAGGAATTTGCTCTTTCTCAAAAAGATCTTGAGTTTGTAACTAGGGTCCAGGAGGCCGTTGAAGGGCAACTTTCAGATGAGAATTTTTCTGTTGATAATTTGGCTGAGGCAATGAATATGAGCCGGTCTAATTTTTATCGGAAGATAAAAATGTTGTCGGGCATGGCACCAAACGATTATCTGAAAACTCTCCGTTTAAACAAAGCGGCTGAATTATTAAAAAAGGGTGCTCGTGTAGTAGAAGTCTGCGAACAGGTAGGCTTTAGTTCGTCTTCTTATTTTGCTAAATGCTTCAAAGCTCAGTTTGGAGTATTGCCCAAGGATTATAAAGGATAA
- a CDS encoding peptidoglycan DD-metalloendopeptidase family protein, with translation MKYFLLALFFCFGTATTLRSQSNKLIKELEAQRTTLQKQITETESLLKNTRKDVGSQLNDLASLTGQIEKRKQYIISMNKDVDAINDELYSLGRQLRKLQKDLADKKKKYESSVQYLYKNKSIEEKLMFIFSADDLGKMYRRLRYVREYATYQRLQGEEILKKQEQVTRKRMELSQVKAAKESLLKEREEEKTKLESQEKEKQTLVSRLQNKQKGLQNEIRRKRKEANQLNARIDKLISEEIERARKRAEEEARREEEARRKAESEAGNKKAKSGTPARTARKAKPLERFSMSKADRELSGNFASNRGKLPMPISGSYIIVSHYGEYAVEGLRNVKLDNKGIDIQGRPGAQARAIFNGKVAAVFQLNGLFNILIRHGDYISVYCNLSSASVKQGETVSTKQSIGQVFSDLTDSGRTVLHFQLRREKEKLNPEPWLNP, from the coding sequence ATGAAGTATTTTCTTTTAGCACTGTTTTTTTGTTTTGGTACTGCAACCACTCTTAGAAGTCAATCTAATAAATTGATAAAAGAGCTGGAGGCCCAGCGAACTACATTGCAGAAGCAGATTACAGAAACTGAATCATTACTTAAGAATACCAGAAAAGATGTGGGTAGTCAGTTGAATGATTTAGCTTCACTTACGGGGCAGATTGAAAAGAGAAAGCAGTATATTATTTCGATGAATAAGGATGTTGACGCTATTAATGATGAGCTCTACTCTTTAGGGCGCCAACTCCGTAAGTTGCAGAAGGATTTGGCCGATAAGAAGAAAAAATACGAATCTTCCGTTCAGTATCTCTATAAAAACAAGTCTATTGAAGAAAAATTAATGTTTATCTTCTCGGCCGATGATCTTGGAAAAATGTATCGCCGATTGAGATATGTTCGTGAATATGCTACGTATCAACGGTTGCAAGGAGAGGAAATTCTTAAAAAACAAGAACAGGTTACGCGTAAGAGGATGGAACTTAGCCAAGTGAAGGCAGCTAAAGAGAGTTTATTGAAGGAACGCGAAGAAGAGAAAACAAAGTTAGAATCACAGGAAAAGGAGAAACAGACGCTCGTAAGTCGTTTGCAGAATAAGCAGAAAGGCCTGCAAAATGAAATTCGTCGTAAACGAAAAGAGGCTAATCAATTGAATGCACGCATTGATAAGTTGATTTCGGAAGAAATAGAACGGGCTCGTAAACGGGCTGAAGAGGAAGCACGACGTGAGGAAGAGGCTCGTCGTAAAGCTGAATCAGAAGCGGGGAATAAAAAAGCTAAGTCAGGCACTCCCGCACGTACAGCGAGGAAAGCAAAGCCTCTGGAGCGTTTTTCTATGAGCAAAGCCGACCGTGAGCTTTCTGGTAATTTTGCCAGTAATCGCGGCAAACTTCCTATGCCGATTTCCGGTTCTTATATTATTGTTAGCCATTATGGAGAGTATGCTGTAGAAGGTTTACGCAATGTGAAGTTAGATAATAAAGGAATTGATATACAGGGCCGTCCCGGTGCTCAGGCACGTGCTATCTTCAATGGAAAAGTGGCAGCGGTATTTCAGCTGAATGGATTGTTTAATATATTAATCCGCCATGGCGACTATATTTCAGTTTATTGTAATCTTTCTTCGGCTTCAGTTAAGCAAGGAGAAACGGTAAGCACAAAACAAAGCATTGGACAGGTTTTTTCTGATTTAACAGATAGCGGACGCACGGTACTTCATTTTCAGTTGCGGCGTGAAAAAGAGAAATTGAATCCTGAGCCTTGGCTAAATCCTTAG
- a CDS encoding DUF4292 domain-containing protein: MRKLMRMLTVFLAVVLLAACKSTRVAIAPIAPKAPTCLYSKLQLTVPYKGDKIGMGGYLKMKSGERIQLSIQLPIIRTEVVRLDITPEEVLLIDRMNKQFVRASKSELTALFPKGVDYAKLEKLLFDASLPGGKSVLTGKELGLSSLSDARLQLYDFSTAEIELVPSEVSAKYTQVELNDLIKMLLNL, translated from the coding sequence ATGAGAAAATTAATGAGAATGCTTACGGTGTTTCTGGCTGTTGTACTGTTGGCTGCTTGTAAAAGTACTCGTGTGGCTATTGCACCTATTGCTCCGAAAGCTCCTACTTGTTTGTATTCAAAGCTTCAGCTTACGGTTCCTTACAAGGGAGATAAGATTGGAATGGGGGGCTATCTGAAAATGAAGAGTGGAGAACGTATTCAGTTATCGATACAATTACCAATTATCCGAACGGAAGTGGTTAGGCTTGATATTACTCCGGAAGAAGTCTTGCTTATCGATCGGATGAATAAACAGTTTGTTCGTGCCAGCAAAAGCGAACTAACAGCTTTGTTTCCTAAAGGAGTTGACTATGCTAAGCTTGAGAAGTTGTTGTTTGATGCCTCTCTGCCCGGAGGGAAATCGGTACTTACAGGTAAGGAACTTGGCCTTTCGTCTTTGAGCGATGCTCGTTTGCAGCTTTATGATTTCTCTACTGCTGAGATTGAACTCGTCCCATCCGAAGTTTCAGCTAAATATACTCAAGTGGAATTAAATGATTTGATAAAAATGTTGCTTAACTTATGA